The following nucleotide sequence is from Echeneis naucrates chromosome 17, fEcheNa1.1, whole genome shotgun sequence.
gctgcagcactgcagctcaAACACCACCACCTCAGCATGTTTGCACCAATGAAGAGTCAATGGGACATTTGTTTCCACTTTTGAAATCACAGTATCGATTTAAACAGCCCAACACCCACTGACAGGGTACATGTAACACCTCTAAAGCAATTTATTAGAACAGGGATGTTTGCAGAGAAGGTTTCACCGTCATGTGGCTCAAACAGTCCTACAAGAAAACTGCTCCAGCCGTCTGTGTCAGAGCATCACCAGCAAGTCCAGAGCACAGCAGGTAAATCTTTTAACTCACTCCCTAATGTTTTAAGTgtacccccaaccccccccaccccgaaaCATACCCgcttcatcaaaacaaaacaaacaaacaaaaaaataaaaatctcactGGGGATGCTGACACAGGTGGCTAAAAGCACCATTAccttacattacattacattctgTAGCTCATGATTGTTCCACAATGACAGCCGACTTCTTTCAGACAAATTATGCATTGGTGCTGCTGCactgataaaattaaaatagtaaATATGATTCACAGGAGGAggggtaaaaacaaaaaaacaaaaaactatctTCAGAGGACTggtgctgataaaaccaaatgCTGTGAGATCTGAAAGACACTACAGATACTCTAAAAGCGAGATATGTCCATGGTCTACCTATCACTCACCTagatttcaacatttcaacaatCATGTCTCAGCAGACATTAACTACTTCAGGTGAACTTGCAGACTACTGTTTGAGAATGGCAAGTTCACAGCAGAGGAATACTTAAAGTCTAAGTAACAAGCTgtcaaattcacattcaaactcACATTACTACACTCACACTCAAtcacacgcgcacacagacacacacacacacatacccacacacacacacacacacacacacacatacccacacttacttaacaaaaaatacaatatttgcTTAGTGGTCCTGAATTACAAGTAGTACAGTCTGTATGACCTAAGAGGACCAGCCTAAAAATATACATTGGGCCCTAGGACACCCTGAAAACACAGGTAGCACATCTGGATCAGGGAATACAAAGCATTACTAACCACTGGTCCACCAAAAAAGGCAAgctatcaaaaagaaaaagaaacaaaagaaaaaaaaaaaccaacaggaAAGAGGTGCTCACTTTCACTGCACGACAAGCAGAAAAATACCAAGCTTTAGTAGGAAGTCACTTTGCCTGTTTACCCATCCTGAATTTGTGCATCACAAAGGGATGGGTAGTCAGGATCAGCGTAATTACACTTTAAATGCATGTTAAGCCATACTTCAAATATCTATAAGTTTCTTATGTAGTGAAGTGCTACCACATCACTGTGtattactggaaaaaaaaaaactccagcaGAAAGTCTTTCCTAAGATGACCCCATAATACTGAGCTgaaaaaagcacaaaagctTCAGGgggaagagaaacacacacttcaacCTAATTGCAGAAATGCATAAATTTAAGCAGCACAAAAATACCAATGAAATATGCATaatctctgaaaaaaaaacccaaaaacaaaacaaacaaacaaacaaacaaaaaaaaaaaaacaacgtatGAAAACATCCCTGCTTTCATGTTCCTAAATACAAAACGTCAGTGTAACAAGAGGtccattttctgcattttttgtcttttgttttcctttaaaacaGGTAAAATTTTAGTCCTCTGGTGGTGTGAGTGGTATGGGGGGGGCAGggtgtcagtctttttttttgtcattaaaattttttttttctttgttttcttatatACTTGAAGATGTGGTAAGCATGCAAGCCTCGTAGAGGAGGGGCCCGGAAGGGCTGATGGGTGGGCTGGTGGTGGAAAAGGAGCCTTTAGGCCAGAGCTGGGAAGGCCTCTGGATCATCCACGTTGGGGACTGACACTCCACTAGCCTGGAGAGACAACACACAAGAGCCAGGACAGGGTTACCTGTGTTCATATCATTTCTATAGTAGCTATAAATCACATTACTTCTTGCCTGTCAGATTGTTGAATGTGACAAACCTAAAGAAAACTATAAATCAGCTGCTCCTCACATCAGCTCCAGTTTTTAGCTCTACATCATCGTTTCTCAACATGCAGCTTTAATGTTTAGCATCTTTTGCTGAGAGAAATCTCATTGTGCACTACCACAAAATATCACTGAATGGccagctgatgaacagaaactatttaatttatttttatcctgcTAAACCTGTAAGCCTCAAGGTTTATTCTTCTAATACTCACACTTAAAATCCACAGAATAGGCTTTGCTGTCATCATTAAGGGAGAGCAGTGAAATTATGGCACATAAACAAGTTTTACTGCAAATTGGTTTAAGATTTCTtgatttagaaataaaaacaagtacTTGCATTCCCACATTATGATTATATGCCTGCAACATCTAGTTAAGGTGTAGGAAATATGTTTGAAATCTCCCTTCCTGATTTTAAGCATTGAATAATGGCTTTTCGCAGGACATTCTGTCACAGCAAAGTTGACCTTTTACCATTTGCATATAAAATGATAGAATTTTATCCtattaaacatttgttttcaagTGTGTCATATTTATCATATACATTTTTTGACCTATCGCAATCTATCTTTGATAATAGAAAACTGATCAACTCAGTTTCATACAACCAGACACTATTTTAAACATATCCACTTCACCACTGACAAGCAGCCAGTCTGTGAGTTTTGTGTTATGGACCATGTGCTCCCTGCTCTGTTATTTCAGGGCCTCAGTTTGGCACAGCAGTATTTCCAACTCAGTGGTTTTACAGCCGGATTACAGAGTCAGTGAGCTAAACGTTTTGTTAGGTACACTGAACCTTTGTTAttggcagcaacagcagctgttaTTGTTACCTTTTCAGACCGTCCTCCCCCACGTGCCGTCCTGCTGCCTCCCCCGCCGCGGCCTCCCCTGCCTCCGCGCGCTCCCCCGCGCCCACGGCCAGGGCGGCCCAGGTCTCCAAAGTTGATCTCCAGCTGAGATGTGATGTCGTTGGCTGGTTTGCGGAAATGGTGGTCACTGGACTCGTCAGCGGTGCCCGGCTGGTCAgattagacattaaaataatgttaaaatggCAAGTGAGCTCACACTGCACTCCCACATTCTTCATATCCtccacacaaaaataaacacgaACCCCTATAATTAGCTGAGGGTGTTTTAAAACCCTCATCATCGTCTCAAAGTGTTATActgaatgtttgaatgtgtgtggttGGAGGAGCAGTGTGAGAGATATAGGCACCTTGTTGTACAGAGCATGTGACTCTGCTTCCGTCTCTGAAGCGTCAATCAAAGCACCAACTGGCCTCTGTAATAAGAACAcaagaaatgtcaaaacagaTGAAGCctgagagatgaaagaaaaagacaaactgccCCCCATCTTCCTCCATCTGAAGAAAATGTTATGCATTGAAATCAACaaggaaaaatagaaatgaaatctGTGTCTACTTCAAAAgagcttctttttctcttttgcttaAGAGAGCAgctggaaaatgtgtgtgtgtcctgcaaACAGCGCACAGTACAACAAACCCTACTATCCTCCCCCAATAGTGGGCTTTGTCAtgcagagagatgaagaaaaaactgaaataatcaCATCTTATCTTACAGAATATTTTATAAACTGTTATAAGAGGCTGAAAGACCTTTGAGTCTGTAGTGAAGGAAGTTGTGggaaaaagttgtatttttccACTGGACTTACATCTTCACTCTTGGACTTGTGCAGGACGTATCCTTTCTTCCACTGGCTGTCAGCTCCCTCGTTGGGCTTACGGATGTTGAACTCCACCTTTGTGCGCTCCTTGTCCTGCATGGCCTTCCACTCATCCAGGGTCATTTCTCTGGGGCCCTCGTTTTTCACTTCTTCCACCTCATTCTCCCTGGAAAGCCGGTGAACAGCAATGTAGCAAACTTAAACCTTAACCTGCCGATCCTCTTATCTCTATGCATGCTCTTTAATCCTGAGACCAAAAGGTCGCTGACAGCGTTTATGGAAACTGCACTGcagatttatgaaaaaaaaaaaaaaaaaacaaacaaacactgacacccGACACCTTCTACACAGATGAAAAGACCACACCGTTCTGGTCATACTCTGCCGCGTCAAACTACTCTTTTCACGTGATCTCCTTTCCTGAACATCCAAACATCACCTGACAGGAAATTGATACTTACTTGTTCTCAGAGCTGGCAGGTGcgttttcctctccctctggaGTCGTCTCAGGAGCAGCAGTCTGTTCAGCTTCACTGGGGACAGAAGACACACACGTGCCACATCAATAGTGACTTTTACATGCCATTTTTCATGTGAACAGTCCAGTTCTAgtgattttaaattgaaaacCACTCTTAACTGTAGCACATCCCCAGGAAGTCAGACTTTCGTGATATAGTTTTCAGCTGAAAAACCCTATTTACAAGCACCACCTTTGTAATAAATGCAGAACTGCAGTAAACGCAGATGCATCCATTTTATATGATGTAATTATTGTTAAATAATTCCGAAATTGGATTCGGAAACATACGACTATGCTCAAAACAAGGGATGCTATTTCTTCTTTGACATGTTAGATGTTCTCTATCCTCAAACACAGAATGGATTTTTATTCAATGTTCTGTTAAAAATGGTTTTACAGCACGTGCAGTGAATGGGTAACTCATCCAGCGCGTCATGACGCTACAGACAGTATGAAGACAAACAGGCCATGCTTCAGAAAACTCACCTCACTTCATCCTTCACGTTGCCCCAGTTATGTGAGCCACTGCCGCTGCgcttctcttcatttttctgaTTGCTAGAgccatgaaaagaaaacaaatattgatCTAAGTAGAAACtctaaaaccaaaacaaacaacaattttaTAGTCTGTGCTTAAAAGGAATCAGTGTGCTTACAATACAAATTGGTAAACAAAACAGAAGGCTGATATCAATTTAAGATGTCATTGCTGAGGTGCCATTTGGGTCATAATGTTACTTTGGGCAATATATAGTTGTGCAAATAGATCTTTAGTTTTGATTTAACTCCGAAATTGTTAGGATTGTCATCAGTTTTTGAAAAACTCAAACTGTTCAAGAGTTCCAGAGAGGATCTCTTGACAATACAGGCTTGTAAATAATCATTTCTATTTCTGGACAGGCTGGTCTGCTGAGGTCTCAGCTCTGGATTGACTCACGATTTGTCACTGCCGCTGTGTCTGTCAAAGTCCCGTTTCCCACGGGTGTCAAAGCCGTCTCCTCGGCCCATACCTCGTCCTCTTCCACCACGCCCACCTCGGCCGCCACCACGCCCCCGCGGGGGCCTGTCTCCTGAAGGCCTGACGGACACCAAGAGACACTTGGTAAAGGACAGTGTAAATATGAGAAGTGGATCAGCTGTCATCATCCACACACCCGTTGATGTCAGAGGTGTTAATGTAATTGTCATCTAGAGCAGCACAGCTTCAGAACCTGGCACTTCACAGCCgactgtgctgtgatgatgagACTAAATCAACAGCTGCAAACTTTGTCTCTGCATATGCTGGGTCTGTGATAGGACCGTGCTGCCTTGGGCTCGTTTGTACGTATACTCTTTGTCATTCATCACAGCTACCCACTTGTCTACGGAGAACTCTCCAGCCCCCTCTGGCTTGTCCTCGGCTGGCTTCTCGAAGCGGCGCTCTCGAGGAGGTCTCCGGTCCGGCCTCTTGTCTCCAGGTCGCCCTTCGCCCTGTCCGCCCTGGTGCTGTGGACCAGGCTGGCCCTGCTGGTCTGGTCTTCGGCCCACCCGCCTGATACCTACAGACCACAGGAGCACGagtcaaaacacaacagctaaCTCTGCTACCTGCCATGTCTCTCACCTGGCCTGTCATCGGCCCCCACCACCCTATTTGACACAGAGTCACATTGGCTCAACTGTTAGTGAGTCTTTTTAGGGAATCTGGGACCACAGGTGTGCACAGTGAGAGGACAGCATCGGTCCCGCCAAAGGCCGGTCTGTCCACTGAGCCCGGTGCTGCAGGTGAGGAACCTGCGCATTTGCTTTGCAAATCCCGCAGCTGTGAGCGGATCCTCTGCGCCTTCCTCTCCCCTCCGGTGCTGCAGGACACCGATCCTGCGACACACCGCACGGCTCCACCTGAGCCCTCCAGGCATGCAGACATCCGTCAGTGTGTCCCGGCTCGGGCCGAGCTGACTGACCATGATGACCTGACGCTGCTTTGCtccaaccagcagcagcagcagcagctaaggGAGCTAACGCAGCTAACGGAGCTGCACATGACAGGAGGATGGAAACAAACAGGCAGGGCGGGCAGCAGGTGGACATGTTACCTTCCTTCTTCAGGGGGACCGGAGCCTGGGACTCCTCCTTCTTGTCCAGCAGCGGGTTCTTCCTGTCCTTCTGGGACTCCTTCTTCGGCTGCTTGGCGGCTTGAGCCGCGGTCTTGGTGGACCCAGCGGCGgccccctccttcttcttgttttcagcagctttcaGGATCTCAAACGGGTCGGACTCGTCGTCCAATAAC
It contains:
- the serbp1b gene encoding plasminogen activator inhibitor 1 RNA-binding protein isoform X3; translated protein: MPGHLQEGFGCVVTNRFDQLLDDESDPFEILKAAENKKKEGAAAGSTKTAAQAAKQPKKESQKDRKNPLLDKKEESQAPVPLKKEGIRRVGRRPDQQGQPGPQHQGGQGEGRPGDKRPDRRPPRERRFEKPAEDKPEGAGEFSVDKPSGDRPPRGRGGGRGGRGGRGRGMGRGDGFDTRGKRDFDRHSGSDKSNQKNEEKRSGSGSHNWGNVKDEVSEAEQTAAPETTPEGEENAPASSENKENEVEEVKNEGPREMTLDEWKAMQDKERTKVEFNIRKPNEGADSQWKKGYVLHKSKSEDPGTADESSDHHFRKPANDITSQLEINFGDLGRPGRGRGGARGGRGGRGGGGSRTARGGGRSEKASGVSVPNVDDPEAFPALA
- the serbp1b gene encoding plasminogen activator inhibitor 1 RNA-binding protein isoform X4: MPGHLQEGFGCVVTNRFDQLLDDESDPFEILKAAENKKKEGAAAGSTKTAAQAAKQPKKESQKDRKNPLLDKKEESQAPVPLKKEGIRRVGRRPDQQGQPGPQHQGGQGEGRPGDKRPDRRPPRERRFEKPAEDKPEGAGEFSVDKPSGDRPPRGRGGGRGGRGGRGRGMGRGDGFDTRGKRDFDRHSGSDKSNQKNEEKRSGSGSHNWGNVKDEVSEAEQTAAPETTPEGEENAPASSENKRENEVEEVKNEGPREMTLDEWKAMQDKERTKVEFNIRKPNEGADSQWKKGYVLHKSKSEDPGTADESSDHHFRKPANDITSQLEINFGDLGRPGRGRGGARGGRGGRGGGGSRTARGGGRSEKASGVSVPNVDDPEAFPALA
- the serbp1b gene encoding plasminogen activator inhibitor 1 RNA-binding protein isoform X2 codes for the protein MPGHLQEGFGCVVTNRFDQLLDDESDPFEILKAAENKKKEGAAAGSTKTAAQAAKQPKKESQKDRKNPLLDKKEESQAPVPLKKEGIRRVGRRPDQQGQPGPQHQGGQGEGRPGDKRPDRRPPRERRFEKPAEDKPEGAGEFSVDKPSGDRPPRGRGGGRGGRGGRGRGMGRGDGFDTRGKRDFDRHSGSDKSFYLDQYLFSFHGSSNQKNEEKRSGSGSHNWGNVKDEVSEAEQTAAPETTPEGEENAPASSENKENEVEEVKNEGPREMTLDEWKAMQDKERTKVEFNIRKPNEGADSQWKKGYVLHKSKSEDPGTADESSDHHFRKPANDITSQLEINFGDLGRPGRGRGGARGGRGGRGGGGSRTARGGGRSEKASGVSVPNVDDPEAFPALA
- the serbp1b gene encoding plasminogen activator inhibitor 1 RNA-binding protein isoform X1, with product MPGHLQEGFGCVVTNRFDQLLDDESDPFEILKAAENKKKEGAAAGSTKTAAQAAKQPKKESQKDRKNPLLDKKEESQAPVPLKKEGIRRVGRRPDQQGQPGPQHQGGQGEGRPGDKRPDRRPPRERRFEKPAEDKPEGAGEFSVDKPSGDRPPRGRGGGRGGRGGRGRGMGRGDGFDTRGKRDFDRHSGSDKSNQKNEEKRSGSGSHNWGNVKDEVSEAEQTAAPETTPEGEENAPASSENKENEVEEVKNEGPREMTLDEWKAMQDKERTKVEFNIRKPNEGADSQWKKGYVLHKSKSEDRPVGALIDASETEAESHALYNKPGTADESSDHHFRKPANDITSQLEINFGDLGRPGRGRGGARGGRGGRGGGGSRTARGGGRSEKASGVSVPNVDDPEAFPALA